A region of Lycium barbarum isolate Lr01 chromosome 3, ASM1917538v2, whole genome shotgun sequence DNA encodes the following proteins:
- the LOC132630154 gene encoding protein SRC1-like: protein MSGILEKLHMGGHKEGEKHDDKHKEEKHHDDKHDKKEDGHSGEHKEGIVEKIKEKIHGDESGEHNHKDGEEKKKKKKKKDKKEKKHDGHDSSSSSDSD from the coding sequence ATGTCAGGAATCCTAGAAAAACTCCACATGGGAGGCCACAAGGAAGGAGAGAAACATGACGATAAACACAAGGAAGAAAAACACCATGACGATAAGCACGACAAAAAAGAGGATGGGCATAGTGGAGAGCACAAAGAAGGGATTGTTGAGAAGATAAAGGAGAAGATCCATGGAGATGAAAGTGGAGAGCACAATCACAAGGATggagaggagaagaagaagaagaaaaagaagaaggataagaaggAAAAGAAGCATGATGGACATGATAGCAGCAGCAGCAGCGACAGTGATTAG